A window from Telopea speciosissima isolate NSW1024214 ecotype Mountain lineage chromosome 8, Tspe_v1, whole genome shotgun sequence encodes these proteins:
- the LOC122671142 gene encoding uncharacterized protein LOC122671142, producing the protein MKISLSFSPLSSSTPSSFDGDLSSSRSATTGCLSGILRRLLCTGSLPTYPCDQIKEAQFVELIQSHDSKIEKIEAPATPGIVARLMGLESLPELNWVPPGKTPNSICRSRSVNSADYWSEFDPVQGRHRRVRTSLSFREPPTFIQLENDDFFLLSFENVTVKGKDFGSKGKKSEMGSEDLKQRRRVEANKNKENRRETVLEKKNKMNKEEEGNKRRAYKEDAKKMKRITDSHCRKASNGNSRIKDSGLSPSHNKEIHRKSIHVSKSGSPTKSKNYKEVTERAVSPKKKQSLSPTKKIKPECDTENTSPVSVLDLGDFLIEPRIPVSEEDVKPRGLNSRRKLSPELLKSDDSLSQSQSFSGISISEDRKDSKSEKAVCYTQEYVEQWGEIYKLAEEELVCSNWNSKEILKLEDFEEIGIEFGLQIVDQLLYEIIDELYGFPSRIFPEIIEEIV; encoded by the exons ATGAAGATCTCActctccttttctcctctctcttcctccactCCCTCTTCCTTTGATGGCGATTTGAGTTCTTCCCGAAGTGCCACCACCGGTTGTTTATCCGGTATCTTACGTCGTCTCCTTTGCACTGGTAGTCTACCTACATACCCATGTGATCAAATCAAAGAAGCCCAATTCGTGGAGCTAATTCAGTCCCACGATTCCAAGATTGAGAAGATTGAAGCTCCTGCAACACCTGGGATAGTAGCCAGGCTAATGGGTCTCGAATCCTTGCCGGAACTGAATTGGGTTCCGCCCGGCAAGACTCCAAATTCAATTTGCCGGAGCAGGTCGGTGAACTCTGCAGATTACTGGTCTGAATTTGACCCAGTTCAAGGAAGACATCGACGGGTCAGAACGTCTTTGTCGTTTCGTGAACCTCCTACCTTCATACAATTAGAGAACGATGATTTCTTTCTGCTTAGCTTTGAGAATGTGACCGTAAAAGGTAAGGATTTTGGATCGAAGGGGAAGAAATCTGAGATGGGTTCTGAAGATTTGAAGCAGAGAAGGAGGGTAGAAGCGAATAAAAACAAGGAGAACAGAAGAGAGACAgtgttggagaagaagaataagatgaacaaagaagaggaaggcaaCAAGAGGAGGGCTTACAAGGAAGATGCCAAGAAAATGAAGAGGATTACTGATAGCCACTGTCGAAAAGCTAGCAATGGTAATAGCAGAATCAAGGATTCAGGTCTGTCTCCTTCTCACAATAAGGAAATTCACAGAAAATCAATCCATGTCTCCAAGTCAGGTAGTCCAACGAAGTCTAAGAACTACAAAGAAGTTACAGAAAGGGCAGTATCTCCAAAAAAGAAACAGAGCTTGTCTCCCACAAAGAAAATCAAACCCGAATGTGATACGGAAAACACAAGCCCAGTTTCTGTTCTTGATCTGGGTGATTTTTTGATAGAGCCCAGAATTCCTGTATCAG AGGAAGATGTGAAGCCAAGAGGTTTGAATTCAAGGAGGAAACTTTCGCCAGAACTTCTAAAATCTGACGATTCTCTATCTCAATCTCAATCCTTTTCCGGTATTTCGATCTCAGAAGACAGGAAAGATAGCAAATCAGAGAAAGCTGTTTGCTACACTCAGGAATATGTGGAGCAGTGGGGAGAGATTTACAAGTTAGCAGAAGAAGAATTGGTGTGTTCAAACTGGAATTCCAAAGAGATTTTAAAGTTGGAGGACTTTGAAGAGATAGGGATCGAATTTGGTCTACAGATAGTTGACCAACTTCTATATGAGATCATTGATGAACTCTACGGATTTCCATCAAGAATTTTCCCAGAAATAATTGAAGAGATCGTGTAA